From the genome of Croceibacterium atlanticum:
CGACGGCCAGCCCGTGCGCCTATTCGCTGATTGCCGACTGGTTCCCCCAGCGCCTGCGCGCGACCGCGCTGGCGATCTATTCTGCGGGCCTGTTTCTGGGCAGCGGCCTGTCTCTGGTGCTTGGCGGGCTGATCGTGGAAAGCTGGAATGCGGCCTATCCGGAAGGCGGCCCGCTCGGCCTCGTCGGCTGGCAGGCGGCCTTTCTGGCAGTGGGCCTGCCCGGCCTGGTTCTTGCGGTCTGGGTCTTGTCTCTGCGCGAGCCGGTGCGCGGCGCGATCGACGGCCTGGTCAGCGGCGGAAATCCACGCGCCTGGCGGGATTTCGCGGGGCAGGTGCTCCGTATCGTCCCACCATTCACGCTGATTGGCGCGGCTCGGCAGGGCGTGAAACCATTGCTGATGAACCTGTTTGCGGCGGCCTTCCTGGCCGTGCTGGCCTTGGGCATCGGGCGGGCGAGCGGCAATATGGCGCAATTCTCCTTCGTCGCCGTCGGAATATATGCCGTATTCAGCTGGGCGCAGGCGCTAAGGGTGGATGATCTGCCCACATATCGCCTCACCTGGGGTACACCGGCCTTCATCGCCATCGTACTGGCTTATGGCGCGGAATCCTTTGTCGGATACACGGTGACCTATTGGGCCGCGCCTTATGCGGAACGCGTTTTCGCCTTCGACAAGGCCGATCTGGGCTGGATGCTGGGCGGCCCCGCGGCGCTTGGCGGCTTTCTCGGCGTGATTGGCGGGGGCTGGCTGGCAGACCGGTTGCAGATGCGGTTGGCAAGCGGAAGATTGCTGGTCGTGGCCGTCGCCTTCCTGCTGATGGTGCCGATCGTACTGCTCGGTTACACCACTGCCGATGCCGTCACCTTCCTGGTCTGCGCATTCCTGATCCAGATAGTGACTTCGGCGACGCTGGGAGCCTCCGCCGCGGCCAGCCAGGCACTGGTTCTGCCGCATATGCGCGGCACCGCCACGGCAATCTTCTTTCTTGGCAGCACGCTGATCGGCCTGGCGTTCGGGCCGTTTACGGCTGGCTTCGTTTCGGAAGCGAGCGGCAGCCTGGCCGTGGGCGTCATGGCAACATTGGCGATCGTGCCGTTCGGCCTGCTGATGCTGTGGATCGCGATGCGATACGGGCCGGCGAGTGAAAGCACGCGCATGGACCGGGCGGCAGCGGCGCGACCGGCCGTTATTCCGGCATGAAAACGCCGCATGCAATACGGCTGCCAGCCGCGCCCGAAGGATCGGTTGCGTAGTCATCCGCCAATTGATGAACGACCACCGCCGTACCATCCAGATCGAATATCTGCGGTAACAATTCTGCGCGCAGGCCTTCCAGTGTCGCACTCATCGTGCCGGCGCCGGCTGCGTTCAGCGTCACATTCGGCAGGTCACCAAGATGCGCGCCTGCCGGATTTTCGAAGCCGTGCTGCCTGCCGCCGGGATTGAGATGCGCGCCGGCTGAAGCGAAATCGGGCGCGTCGCAGGCGCCGATGGTGTGAAGATGGACGGCGTGCCTTCCCTGCGGGAGGCCGGTTATCGCAACCGAGATATTCACCACCGACCCGCGTGAAAGAAGGCGCGCTGTGCCCACCCGGGTTCCATCCGTGCCGATCAGGACGGCGTGGCCCAGTCGTTCGCTCGGCTGTTCGTCCATGGTCTTGCAGCCGGACAGGGCGGCGGCCAGTGACAGGGCGAGGAGTGCGGATCTTTTCATGGCGAAGGCTCCTGATCTCGGGGCTCCCTTAGCAGGAAAGCCGCCCCTGTCCTCCCGAAGCTCAGCTTTGCGGTAGAATTCCTGCGCTGACCAGCGCATTGATCAGGCCGTTGATCGCGATGCGCGCCTCTTCATCGATCACGCTGCCGCCTGCCGGCTGCGCGGGCGGGTCGGCCTGATGCCAGCCATCCAGATAGCGCAGGTCCCGGCCCGCGGATCGGTCGAATAATCGCATTCCGTCACGCGGGGCGGTGAAAATCCATCCGTCGGCCTGGAAACATGCCAGCATGCCCGCCTGTCCTGCCCAATCACCAGTGGGCGAAGCGCCTACCAGCCAGCATTCGCCAGCAGCAGGATCGGCGGGCGGATCGTCGGCTTCCCCTTCGATAACGGGGTGGAGCAGCGTATCGATCAGGGCATGGGCTTCATTGACGAAGAATTCCTTCTGAGCCTGCCCGGAAAAAAGCAGGGGGAGTTGATAGCGGGGCGAAGCCGTAGTGAAACTGATGGGATCGGGCATGATATTGCTCTCTTTTTTCGTCAATCTATCTGTGTCAGCAAAAGCGGGTCGGAGGCGGAGAAACTGCCGATCTGGCGAACCCATAGTGGGGCGCCGGAATGGTCGGCCTGCAATGTGGCCCATGTCGCTGCGGACAGCTCCAGGCGGGGATGAGCGAGATCCCAGACGAGGCTGGGCGCATCCGGGTTGCCCACGCCTGCGCGATAGGCTTCTGTCTGTTCGGCCAGCGGTGGCTCGACAAGATCGGGCCAGTCCCAGGCCCCGCGTGCGCGACGGGCCCAGCTGAAAACCATGTCCCCATTCTGGCCGCTCCGCGCCCGGGGGTGGACCGGACAAAGTGGTCGCAGGGTGAGGCCGGGATTCATGGTTGGCGCCAGAACCGGTTCTGTATCCGGCCCAGGGCGGCGATGGTTGGCGCGGCAGACGCGCTCAGCGCAGCAGGGTCGAGCGCAATGGGCCGATCATCGAGCAGGATGAACGATGTGCCGGCGGGATGGCCCTGCATTGCCAAAGCCTCCGTCCCGCCGCGACCGCGCAGCAGGCCCCGCAGTTCCCATATGTTTCCGCCTAGCGGAGTGGCTCGGGCGAATTGCACTATTTCCCCGCCGACCAATGCGCGGTTGGCGCCATTGGCGATCATGGTGGCGGTTGCATCGTCCAGGGCGAAATCGCTTGCGATGAGTTCCACGATCATCCGGCCGGTTTGGCCAAGGCGCATGGCTGGTGCAGCGGCCAGCGTTTCGGCAAGGGTGCCCATGATGGCGCGGCGGGTGCCACTCGCCCCGATCGGTTCCAGTTCCGTACCCAGCAATTCGTATAAGGCAGCGCCGCGCCAGCCTGGGCCCGTTGATGAAATTGCCGCATGGATCTGCCGCGTCTGGCCTGTGGCGGGCAATTCGAAAACGGTGAGAACCGTGGGCGTTATGTCCAGATCGGCTGGCGGGAGATTCTGCCCTGGGTCCGTGACTTGCGCAGCGTCCAGCCGATCGGGCGGCAGGCGATGAAGTTCAAGTTCCACGAAACCTTCCCGCCATTCCCAGCTGTCTATCTGCCAGATCCCGGCGCGACCGGGTGCGATGACCGCCATGCCCGGTGCCAGGGCCGGGTCCAGTTCTGCCATGCGCCAGGAAAGTTTCTCGCCCGCCCAGCTTGCGCGTTCCGCAGCGGATGCCGCCAGCCTGCGTGCGTCGCTTGCCTGGAATGCGCCGGGAAATTCGATTGTCCGGCTGCGCCCCGGCCGCGCCCGGCCGCCGGCAAATTGCATTCCCGCCTGAAAGTCGCGGTCCGGATCGTAATAGCGCATGGCTTCGGGAATCGGGCGCGCGTCCGGTCGCCGCCGACTGGTTCTGCCCGATGTTGCGCCAAAGCCTTCCCCGCTGGCGTCAGCCACCGCTGCGGGCAGGACTTCCGGTTCATCCGCCAGGATATCGCCAGCGCGCAGGGTGACCTTCCCATCCTCCACCGTGCAGGAGATCGGATAGAGTTCATCCAGCGCAGCCAGCGTGGAAGCCAGCGGACCGCCTTCGTCGCTGAATCCGGCCATGCCGGGCAAATCCCGCGCTGCAACGGCCGTTTCACCGACCGGCTCCAGCATGGAGCGAAGCGAGACATCGCCATGATCGGACAGAATTTCGAAGGTCAGCGCTGGAATGCGATTGCCGAAATCGGCCAGCTGGAGCGATTCGAACACGCAATAGGCGGTGCCGCGAAATGCGGGGCAGCTATCCCCCAGATCTGATGCGAGCAGTGGATCCGGCATCTGGTCGCCATGGCCATGATGGATCCGCAGTTCTCCGCCGGTCTTGAGATCGCCAGCCGCGCCGCGCAGCAGATTGCCGTCGGCCCAGATCCGCCCGATCCCGAGAATGGGCCGACTGGAAAGAGCGACGGCGAAGGATGCGGAATAGCTGTAGGTGGTGACTGAGGGGCGAGATTTGCCGCCGCCGCTACGTTCGCTGCTTTCGATCAGATCGGTGGCCCAGATGATCGTTCCGGGGGCGCGCATGGTCCCATAATGGCGGGGAATAGGGGTGCCGTAGCTGGACGTGGTGACCGAAAGTTCTTTCAGCCGGGGGCCTTCCCGATGGCCGGAAGAGCCGAAGATCGCATGGTCGATCCGGTTGCCGAGCAGGGAGCCAAGCGCACCCCCCAGCGGCCCGCCAATCGCTGTGCCGATCGCGGTAAAGACAAGACTAGCCATTATGGTTATCCGTTTTCGGTGAGGCGCCATTGGCGCAGGATTGGCCAGGGCAGTGGAGAAGACGTCTGAACTACGCGGCGCAGCCCGGCGTGAGCGTGAATGAAGCCGCCCTTGCTGTCGGCGATGAGAAGATGGAACTGTGCCGGGCCCGGAGAAGAAAGCAGCACATCCCCCGGTGCGATTGCATCATCTGTTTCCGCCAGCCCTGCCATCGTGGCGAGTGGCAGGAACTGAAGGAAAGAGGGCTGTTTTAACCGGCGTATCGGCAGGGTCGGCGCTTCCCGACCGATGCTGGACAAAGCTGCCGCGACAAGGCCGAAACAATCCAGTCCGGTCAGCACATGCCGGCCGCCGGGCCGGAATGGCGTGCCAACCAATGCTTCCGCCGCACGTGCCAGTGCGATTGATTGCGCTGTCACGATCCGGCCCTGGGATAGCGGGCAATCAGATCATTGCCGGGTAGATGTGGTTCGCCCTGAAAATTAACCGAATTGGCAAAGCGTGCATGGCAGGTCGCCAATGTGTGGTCGCAGCCCTGGTGTAATAACGCTCTGGCGCCGACGTGCAGGGAAGGATCCAGTGGCTTGTCGACTACCAGCCCTTCCTCATCCGCCCGAAAAACCTGCATGGTCAATCCGCAATGCGGCCCATCCAGCCAGCGGATACTCCCGCCCAGCATATGCGCGGGTGGCGGACCGTCTTCGAAGTGCAATCGGCTTTCTCCAGCGTCCATGCTGGTCAACCGGGCTTCCCGGGTGAAGCGTACGGAACTGAGGGAGCAGCCGGGACCGCAAAAGGCAGCGCGGCAGGTCGGCGCCGTACGCGGCACGAGATCCAGTTCCAGTTCTGCCTTCGCCGATCGCAGTTCTGCCTGGAAACTCCCATCCTCTTCCGAAATCTCGCCAATCTCGCCGCGATGAAGTGTTGCGCGCTGCAGGTCTTCCCAATCCACCAGCCCGATTTCCACCACTGCCCCATCGAACCGGCCGGCGTGGAGATCGGTGGCGGAAATTGAATCATGGCTCAGGGCGCCGCTCACTTCAGCACTGTCGAGTTCGAGATCGGCAGTGCGCCTGATGGCGGATGGCAACATGCCCGGCGCCGCGCGGTGCAGAATGCCGTCGAAACGCAAATCCCGGTCATGGCTTGTGAAACCGAGCGTGACGCCATCCCGGCGCAGCACACGCCACCATGTCGCCACGCCTTCCAGTTCGTGGTGGAAGAACACCCTGTTCATACGGCCTCGCGTATTTCGATCAGCGGAACAGAGGGTGCTTCACCCGCGGCGAAGGCGGCGCCGGTAATATCCAGCCGGTCCTGTTCGAATCGAACGGGTACGTCGAACAGGAAACCGGCGCGGATCTCTGCCCCGGCGGATGGGGCAGTGCCGAACCTGATCCGGCCGCCCGATTCGAGCTGCCAATCGCCATGCGCAATTCCGTCCACGCTGATCAGGATCGTGTCCGCGCGCGGCCGGGTGATCGGTCGCATCTGCGCATCTTCCCCTTCGCCATAATGTTTGATGAGCTGGAAAGTGGCGGTCAGTCCATCGCCCCGGCCAAGCCATTGGTCGGACATGGTGGGTGTCCCGTTCATCCCGTGGGAGCTGCAATCGAAAGGATCGGCCAGCCGGAAACCCCGCGCCGCACCGCGCCGCGCACGGAAGAACGCGATCAGCGTGCCGAGTTCCGCTTCGGACCGGATGCCCGGCCCGACATCGAAATGGAGCCGCGCGTCCGACCAATGGCTGTTGCGCCTTTCATGGCCCGATGCAGTAACGGCGATAGAGGTGGAAAATTCCGGGCTGACACCGGCATCGCGGCCAAGCGCGAGCGGGTAGAGAACATCGTCGAAAGCTTGCAAGCAATCCTCCTGCACGAAGGGTAGGCGGGTATATCCGTCACGGCAGACCTGGGGCAGCGCCCAGACGAACAGCCGTTGCACATTGCGGCGGCGCGCTTCTTCGAAGGCGCCGTCGATCAGGGGCCAGAAGCTGTCGGCATCACCGGCGGACAGCACGAAACCGGAAAGATAATCCTGCCTCTCTGCCGGATAGGCCAATCGCTGCTGCACCAGATCATAGGCGCCGCGTCGCAGTGCATCGGCGCCTGCGGTCAGCCAGTCATAATCCTCCAGCTGCAATCGTTCGAAAGCGGGCCAGGCCCAGCCGAGGGGCAGATTGGCGCGGCGCAATTCGGGCATTGCAGGGTCCAGTATGGTCGGGGTGAAGACCAGCAAATGAACCTGCGGATCGCCAACGGCGTTGTCCCGTACGACTTGCGCGATTTCCGCCGTCGATTGCGCCAGCAGCACGCCTGCATTGTCGAGCAGATCGCGCTGCGCCTGACCGAGCGGGGCACGAATATCGGCGATCTCCACCGGGTTTCCGCCCAGCGCGGCGCGCGCGGCATCGTCATAGAGGCAGATGCGGCCGTCCGGCATCACCCACCACCATGGTTCGCCGATCTGGAACAGCGCCGGCAGGCCCGCTTCGCCAAGCAGGGAAGTGAACCTGGCGGCCACAGCCTTGAGCCAGCCCATTGCCTGCATATTGGCCGGGGAGAGCAGGGCGGATGGCGGATCCCACCCGGTCCGCGCCGGTTCCCCGTCATGGCTGCGTTGCTGCCAGTCATCGGGGCAATGCCGGGCGAACAATTCATAGGAAAGCGAACAGATCACATCGATCCCGGCATCCTTGGCCAGGGCCAGGAAATTCCGATGCCAGTTTTCTGCCGGGGTGCAGAATGTTCCGTCCGGCGCGGCCAGCAGGTCTGTGCCCACCCGTTCCAGCCGGAAGAAATGGCTCATGCCGACATAGTGCAGCACGCTGTCGCGATAGCCGAGCCAGCGCAACTGGCGCAGCAGGCGGGCAGGTGTCTGGTTGTAGCAATCGTCATAGGCGGTCGCCATGCGCACATCATGCGGGGGCAGCAGCGCATCGCCGATGGCAAGCATCGGCCGCTCGCCCTCGCAGGAGATCGCGCTAAGTTCCAACCAGCCATTTGCCCGTTCGGGCAGCAGGCCGGTGTCATCCGGGGTAAAGCCCGGCGGAACCAGCGAAATGAACATCCGGTCGATATCGCCTGGATGCACCGGATCGTCGCCCTCGGCCTCCCATCCGCCGGACAGGTGGGAAAAGGGCAGGACAATCTCTGCATCCTCGGGCGTGCCGGTGGCATAATCCCACAGCCGCACGAACCAGCTGCGTGCATTGCCTGCCGCGTCGCGCCCTTCCGCTGTCAGGGTTGGCCCGTTCACCGCGTCCAGCGGGAGGACGCCGGAAGATTGCCAGCGGAAACGCAATATCGTCCGCGAATAGTCGCGATCCGTGTCATAGGCGTGGAGAGGATGATCGATCCTGTCCACGCTGTCCCAGATCAGCCCGGCCAGTGCATCGCGATGATGGAATTCCAGATCCACGCGCAGCGAATCCGGGCCTGTCGTCACCACGGACCCCATTTGCGGGCGCGGGAAATCCACGGTCCAGAAACGCGGGTCGAAACGCTGGATATGGTCGCTTTGCTGCCCGTCACGTTTGCGGGCGAGCCAGAATGCCATGTCTTTCTTCCTCTTCAGAATTCGCGAAGGGCGCGCCGCACCTGGCTTGCGACCTGGCGGCTCGAACGGCGCAATGTGGCGGGTGCGGAAGTGCCCCGGGGCTGGGCGATCTGGATCGAAACGCGCAAGTCGCGGCGCGGGGAGGAACCGCCCGCTTCCACGCGCCCGGCGGCAGTGGGCACGAATAGTTCCGGCCCCCTTTCGCCTACCAGATAGGGCGTGTTCGGGCTGACCGGTCCACCCGTCGCGCGGCCGGGAAGGCCAAGCAACGCGCCCAGCGTTCCGCCGAGCAGCGGGCCAATGCCACCCGCGCTGCCGGAAATTCCGGACAGGCCGGATTGCAATGCCTGCGCCGCTATCTGGTCGAGTGTCTGCAGGGCGACCCGCTTCAGATCGTCAAAGCCGAGACTGCCCCGGCGGATTGCACTGAGCAGGCCGCTTTCCAGAACCGATCCGGCGCGGGCGAAGCCTTCCGTCAGCGTATTATCGACCGAACCGCGCATGGTTTCGATATCGCTGCGGAAGCCCTGCGTGCTGGCGCGCACTTCCACCAGCAGGCTTTCCATTTCCTCATCCATTGCGCTCGCGCTCCATCAATTGCTGCATTTCGTGGCGGCTTAGCGGTGCATCGCGATGGCCCTCGGGCGGGGCCAGTATCGCCATCAGTTCAGCGGGGGTGGCCGACCAGAAATCATCCGGGCGCCAGCCGAGCTGGCGAGAGGCCAGGCCGGACAGTCGCAGCGCCGCCGCCGCGAAACATGCACTCATGCGCGGCCCTGCAATATTTGCTGCAGGAGACAGCGCAGCGGGCCAGCGCAACCTGCGAGACCGGTTTGCATGACTGCCTGGCCAAGCGTTTCGCGGCTTACCGTGTCCCGCTTCTCCAGGCATGGCTGTGCTGCGGGCCGCGCAGCGATTCAGGTTCGGCGGCGGAAAACAGGAATGCCTGCGCGCCGTTTTCCCATTGCAGCCGCCGCAGGGACGGTTCGAATATCGGCGTGTAGGCGCCCGGCGCGGCGGCCAGCACCCCGCTTTCCCCTTCCACCATGATCGCACGCGCTTCTGCCAGGGAAGCGCCGACCAGCGCGATCCGGGCCGTGCCGTCCATCCGGGCGATATGCCGCACCCATTCGGCGCCCGCGCGTGTCTTGCCGAAACCGCGCCCGGCGCAAACCAGCCAGACGCGCCAGTCTCCCGGTGGCGGCAATTGGTCGCTCCGCCCCCAGATTTCCCAGTGATAGCGCCCGGTCGCCTCGCGCTCTTCCTCGTTCAGCTGGTTCCACAGGCAGAGCCGCTTTTCGTGATCGGTTTCGCGGAACCATTCGCCGCGATCCGCCGCCAGCTCAGCCATCACTTTCTGTATCCGTTTTGTTCCTGCGTAGGCCCGCCATCAGCCGCTTGGCTTCCGCTTCACGGGCCCGCATCGCATCGATCTTGGCATTGACTGAAGCGATGGTCGCGGCCTCCTGCGCCAGTGTTCGGCGGCCTTTTTCCCGCGCCACGGTTTCGCGATGGGCAAGCAGGCAGCGAAAGGCGGTGCCGAGATCGAATTTGCGCTTGTTGCCGTCCTCGTCGACATATTCGGTCTGCCCGCTGCGCAGGCGGTGGAGCAGTTCCATTTCCAGATTGTCATAGCCTTCGGTCAACGCCCCGAACCAGCGGCGGGCGAAGGTGGGATCGTTGCGCCGTATCTTATAGACCTGGCTTACGCTGATATTGGCGGCCTGCGCGGCGGCGCTGACATTGGATGTTTCTCCCAGCTTGGCGATGAAGATGTCGCGCCAGTTCTTTGGCGCACCGGTTTTGCGGCGCGAACGGGTCGCGCCCTTGGCGTCATTGGTCATGGCAGGAAGTCCCAGGGGAATGCCGGGAGGGCCCCGGCGACTCGCTCTATCGCGATGTTCCGCTTCTCTAACCAAAGAGCGTCGCGATGTCAATCAAAAAGTGCCATATAGGTTATATTGGGGATTCGTGGCCTATTGCACGGCGCCGGGGGCTGGCCTAGTTCGCGGCAACTGCCGGGCAGGACACGGCTGGATTACAGGGGATAACCATGCTGCGCCGGCTCTATGACTGGACGATGGAAAAGGCTGCGCATCGCCATGCGCCGGGCTGGCTGGCGCTGATCAGCTTCGTTGAATCGAGCTTTTTCCCGATCCCGCCGCATCCACTGCTGGGCCTGATGTGCCTGGCGGAGCCGAAAAAGGCCGTCCGCTTCGCGCTGATCTGCACCTTCGCTTCGGTGCTGGGCGGCCTGTTCGGCTATGCGATCGGGTTCTTCCTGTACGAATCAGTGGGCGCCTGGCTGATCGGTGTGCTGGGCCTCGGGGAAAGTTTTCCCAAGGCGGCCTGCTATCTCAAGGAATATGACTGGGAAGTGATCCTGCTGGCGGGCACCACGCCGGTTCCGTTCAAGCTGCTGACGATCACGGCCGGCTTCATCGGCATGGGGCTGGTGCCCTTCATCCTCGCCAGCATTGCCGGACGCGCGCTGATCTTCATGACGGTGGGCATCCTGTTCCGCCTGTTCGGTGCCCCGATCAAACGGATCGTGGATGAATATCTGGGGCTGGTGACGGCCGTATTCGGCGCCCTGCTGGTTGGCGGTTTCCTCGTCCTGGCCCTGCTGGGCGGCGGGGGTGAGGAAGCCCAGGACAAATGCTCCCAGGTCACGAGCATTGCCCAGATCTGATGCCTGATCGCAATCAGATAATCCCCACCGCCTTGCCGGCGCGTTCGAACATGCCGAGGATGGTTTCCACCTCTTCCGCGCTGTGTTCGGCGCATAGGGAGCAGCGCAGCAGCGTCATGCCTGCGGGCGTTGCCGGCGGGCGTGCCAGATTGACGTAAAGCCCTTCATGCAGCAGCGCTTCCCACATGGCGGCGCCGTGTTCCAGATCGGGCATGATCACGGCCACGATCGCGCTTTGCGGATGGTCCGTTCCCAGCGCGAAGCCGAGATCCTTCAGCCCGCCATGCAGGCGTTTGGAATTTTCCCAGAGATGGGCGCGCTTGTCGCCCCCCTGGATCAGCTTGCGGATCGAAGTGGCGGCAGTGGCCACCACGCTCGGCGGCAGGCTGGCGGTGAAGACATAGGGGCGGCAGACCAGCCGCATGATTTCGAACTTCGGATGGTTGGAAACGCAGAAGCCGCCCACCGTGCCGACGCTCTTGGAAAACGTCCCGATGATGAAATCGACATCGTCGATCACGCCCTGTTCTTCGGCAACGCCGCGCCCGTTCGGGCCGATGAAGCCCATCGAATGCGCTTCATCCACCAGCACCATGGCGCCGTATTTCTTGGCGATGGCGACCATTTCCTTCAGCGGGGCGACATCCCCCAGCATGGAATAGACGCCTTCGAGAACCACCAGCTTGCCCGCCCCTTCGGGAATGCGGCGCAGGCGCTTTTCCATCGCTTCGAGGTCGTTATGCCTGAAGGGCACGACTTCGGCATTGCCCATCGCGCAGCCGTCCCAGATGCTGGCATGGCTGTCTATGTCGAGGACGATGTAATCGCCCTTGCCGGCAATGGTGGAAATGATGCCGAGATTGGCCTGATAGCCGGTGGAGAATACCATGGCATGGTCCATGGCGTAGAATTCGCGCAGCGCGGCCTCTACCTCCACATGGCCCTGATACGTGCCGTTGAGCACCCGGCTGCCGGTGGTGCCGGACCCGTATTTTTCCAGCGCTTCCTTGCCCGCCGCGATCACGTCGGGGTCGAAGGTCATGCCCATGTAATTATAGGTGCCCAGCAGGATCGTGTCCCGCCCGTTGCAGATCGCGCGGGTGGGGGAGAGCACTTTCTCCATCACCAGGCCGAACGGATCTTCCGCGCCCTGCGACAGCAGGTTTTCGCGCGTCTGGATGATGCCGTCGAACTTGGAGAAGAGATCGCCCGCCGGGGCGCCGCCCGATTCCGCCGTGGCCGCCTTTGCCGATTGCTCGCTCATGCCGGCCTCACTTGTCCTGCAGATCGCTCACGGCGCTGACCAGCTGCCCGTAGGTTTCGATTTCGGCCTGCTGGTTCATGCTGATAATGATGTCGAATTCGTCTTCAATCGCGGCGACGAAATCCATCACCGTCAGACTGTCGAATTCCAGGTCACCGGCGAAAGTCGTCTCGTCCGCGATCGCGATTCCCTTCTTGTTGAAGGGTTCGATCAACGAACGGATGCGGCTGTCGATTTCGGCGCGATCCATAGAAAAATCCTATCCAATCTGCGCGCCGGCAAAAGGCCGGCCACGCTCTGCCGCGCAAAAGCGGCCCATCGGGTTGCTTGTCAAGCGAGGGCGCAATTGGCAAGCGCCAGTGCCCCGACGATCCACGACCATATTTGTCTGGGCGATGAACGGGATACAGGCAGCCTGCCGCCAGAGCGGGGATGCCTATTGGCCAACCAGCCCCTTCACCGCGGCCATGAACGGGCCGAGCGAAACCGGTTTCGACAAATAGCCTTCCGCGCCCGTTTCGCGAATCCGTTCCTCGTCCCCCTTGCCGGCATAGGCGGTCACGGCAAGTACGGGGACATCGGCCAGCTGGGCATCGTTTTTCAGGGTGGCGATCAGGTCCAGCCCCGATACGTCCTGAAGCTGGATATCCATCACCACCAGGTTGGGGTTGAAAATGCGGGCTTTTTCAATGGCATGATTGCCATTGGCGACCGGCTCCACCGCGAAACCGCTGGCTTGCAGCACATCGCAGAAAAGCTTCCGGTTCAGATCGTTGTCCTCGACAACAAGGATGCGCTTCGTCATGGATCCCCCGATCAATCCGCCCCCACGGAAGACCTGCAATCTTCTCCTATACGTTTACAGGATGGCTTACAATTATTAACCAAAGCCGGACTTCGCCCCGCGACCATTCAGACCTGGCGCTTGCCGCGCTTGGCTGGATTCTTTCGGATGGCGATCGGGCGC
Proteins encoded in this window:
- a CDS encoding YqaA family protein, whose protein sequence is MLRRLYDWTMEKAAHRHAPGWLALISFVESSFFPIPPHPLLGLMCLAEPKKAVRFALICTFASVLGGLFGYAIGFFLYESVGAWLIGVLGLGESFPKAACYLKEYDWEVILLAGTTPVPFKLLTITAGFIGMGLVPFILASIAGRALIFMTVGILFRLFGAPIKRIVDEYLGLVTAVFGALLVGGFLVLALLGGGGEEAQDKCSQVTSIAQI
- a CDS encoding acyl carrier protein, encoding MDRAEIDSRIRSLIEPFNKKGIAIADETTFAGDLEFDSLTVMDFVAAIEDEFDIIISMNQQAEIETYGQLVSAVSDLQDK
- a CDS encoding response regulator, translated to MTKRILVVEDNDLNRKLFCDVLQASGFAVEPVANGNHAIEKARIFNPNLVVMDIQLQDVSGLDLIATLKNDAQLADVPVLAVTAYAGKGDEERIRETGAEGYLSKPVSLGPFMAAVKGLVGQ
- the spt gene encoding serine palmitoyltransferase, with amino-acid sequence MSEQSAKAATAESGGAPAGDLFSKFDGIIQTRENLLSQGAEDPFGLVMEKVLSPTRAICNGRDTILLGTYNYMGMTFDPDVIAAGKEALEKYGSGTTGSRVLNGTYQGHVEVEAALREFYAMDHAMVFSTGYQANLGIISTIAGKGDYIVLDIDSHASIWDGCAMGNAEVVPFRHNDLEAMEKRLRRIPEGAGKLVVLEGVYSMLGDVAPLKEMVAIAKKYGAMVLVDEAHSMGFIGPNGRGVAEEQGVIDDVDFIIGTFSKSVGTVGGFCVSNHPKFEIMRLVCRPYVFTASLPPSVVATAATSIRKLIQGGDKRAHLWENSKRLHGGLKDLGFALGTDHPQSAIVAVIMPDLEHGAAMWEALLHEGLYVNLARPPATPAGMTLLRCSLCAEHSAEEVETILGMFERAGKAVGII